A window of Ipomoea triloba cultivar NCNSP0323 chromosome 2, ASM357664v1 contains these coding sequences:
- the LOC116010584 gene encoding protein C2-DOMAIN ABA-RELATED 4, with product MDCLPLSGSDDGQSLMDSLLGLLRVRVKRGINLAVRDVMSSDPYVVVKMGKQKLKTRFIRKDINPEWNEDLTLSVSDPDASIKLTVYDHDTFTKDDKMGDAEFNIKAFIEALKMDLEALPNDTVISKVQPCRSNCFAEESCVIWKDHKVIQDMCLRLRNVECGEVEIQLQWIDLPGCKGL from the exons ATGGATTGTTTACCATTGTCAGGAAGCGACGACGGCCAATCTCTGATGGACAGCCTTTTAGGTCTGCTCAGAGTGCGTGTCAAGCGAGGCATTAACCTCGCCGTCCGCGACGTTATGAGCAGCGATCCTTACGTTGTTGTCAAGATGGGCAAACAG AAGCTGAAGACTCGTTTTATAAGGAAGGATATCAATCCTGAGTGGAATGAAGATCTGACCCTTTCTGTTTCAGATCCCGACGCTTCTATTAAGCTG ACGGTGTATGATCATGACACATTCACCAAGGATGACAAAATGGGAGATGCAGAATTCAACATTAAAGCATTTATAGAAGCCTTGAAGATGGATCTGGAGGCCCTCCCAAATGACACAGTGATTTCAAAAGTGCAACCATGCAGATCAAACTGTTTTGCTGAGGAGTCCTGTGTGATATGGAAAGACCACAAGGTCATACAAGATATGTGTCTGAGGTTGAGAAACGTCGAATGTGGCGAGGTCGAAATCCAGCTCCAGTGGATCGATCTTCCTGGCTGTAAGGGCTTATAG